GCTCGCTGGTCAACTGGTGGCTGGGGCGCTGGGTGGAACACTTCAGGGGGCGGCGCTGGTTTCCGGTCAGCGACCGGCAACTGGATAAAGCCCGCACCCATTACCAACGCTGGGGACATTGGACGCTGCTGCTCAGTTGGGTGCCGATCATTGGCGACCCGCTGACCTTGGTCGCCGGGGTGATGCGCGAGCCGTTGTGGCGGTTCCTGCTGCTGGTGACCCTGGCCAAAGGCCTGCGCTATGCGGTACTGGCCGCCGTTACCTTGCAATGGGTGTTAATCCCTACTTAATCCCCCGCAAAGAGCATCCGGGCACCCTTCCCGGAGCACCGCCCATGCCTCTATCCCGTGCGTTTTGCATCGCCGGCCTGCTTGTGACCAGCGCCGCGCCCGCCGTCGCCGCCACCTATGGCCCCGAACTGCAAGGCTTCCAATACCCCTACCCGCTCGAGCATTTCCACTTCCAGTCCCAAGGCGAATCCTTGCAGATGGGCTACATGGACGTGCCGCCCAAGGGCACCGCCAACGGTCGCGCCGTGGTGCTAATGCATGGCAAAAACTTCTGCGGTGCAACCTGGGAAGGCTCGATCAAAGCCCTGAGCGACGCGGGTTACCGTGTGATTGCCCCGGACCAGATCGGTTTTTGCAGCGCCAGCAAACCCGAGCACTACCAATACAGCTTCCAGCAATTGGCGCTCAACACCCATCAACTGCTGGAAAACCTCGGCATTCGCAAGGCCACGATCCTCGGCCACTCCACCGGCGGCATGCTGGCGACTCGTTACGCGCTGATGTACCCCGAGCAGACCGAGCAGTTGGCACTCGTTAACCCCATCGGCCTGGAAGACTGGAAAGCCCTGGGCGTGCCAGCGCTGAGCGTCGACCAGTGGTATGCCCGTGAACTCAAGGTCAGCGCCGAAGGTATTCGCAAGTACCAGCTCAACACCTATTACGTCGGGCGCTGGAAGCCCGAATACGAGCGCTGGGTGGACATGTACGCGGGCCTGAGCAACGGCCCGGGCCATACGCGGGTCGCATGGAACTCGGCGTTGATTTACGACATGATCTTCACCCAGCCGGTCTACTACGAGTTCAAAAACCTGCCAATGCCCACGCTGCTGCTGATCGGCACGTCTGACAATACCGCCATCGGCAAGGATGTCGCGCCGCCGCAGGTCAAGGCCCGGCTCGGCAACTATGCCGTCTTGGGCAAGCAAGTGGCCAAGCTGATTCCCCACGCCACCCTGGTGGAGTTCCCCGGCCTGGGCCACGCACCGCAGATGGAAGAACCGGCGAAGTTTCACCAAGCGCTGTTGCAGGGCTTGAACGCGCTTTAATCCAACCTTTTTCGAGGCACTCGTGAATGTCGGTACAGATCGCAGTGATTGATGATTGGCAGAATGTGGCCAGTGGCGTGGTGGATTGGTCGGTGCTGGAGTCGGTGGGCCAAGTGCACGTGCTGCACGAATACCCAGCAGAGACCGCCGTGATGATCGAGCGCTTGCAGGCCTTTGAGGTGATTTGCGTGATGCGCGAACGCACCACCTTCGACAAAGCGCTGTTGCAGGGCCTGCCCAAGCTCAAGTTGCTGGTGACCGGGGGTATGCGCAACGCCGCCATCGACATTGCGGCCGCCACGGCCCTGGGCATTCAGGTCTGCGGCACCGACAGCTACAAACACGCCGCCCCCGAGTTGACCTGGGCGCTGATCATGGCCTGCACCCGCAACCTGTTGGCCGAAGCCAACGCCTTAAGAGCGGGCCATTGGCAAGTGGGGCTGGGCGGCGACCTGTATGGCAAGACCTTGGGCATTCTTGGGCTGGGCAGCATTGGCCAGAAGGTCGCGCAGTTTGGCCAAGTGTTCGGCATGCGCGTGATTGCCTGGAGTGAAAACCTCACGCCGCAGCGTGCGGCCGCAGCCGGCGTGACCTGGGTCAGCAAGCAAGAATTGTTCGAGCAGGCCGATATCCTGAGCATCCACTTGGTACTCAGCGACCGCAGCCGTGGCTTGGTGGACGCCCAGGCGTTGGGCTGGATGAAACCCACGGCGCGGCTGGTGAATACTGCGCGGGGGCCGATTGTGGATGAGCAAGCGCTGGTGCAAGCCTTGAGCAGTGGCCGGCTGGCCGGCGCGGCCCTCGATGTGTACACCGAGGAGCCGTTGCCGCTGGATCATCCATTCCGGCGCTTGCCCAACGTGCTGGCCACGCCCCATGTCGGCTACGTGAGCGAGCAAAATTACCGGCAGTTCTACCAACAGATGATCGACGCTATTCACGCCTGGGCCAATGCGACGCCCATTCGCGTGCTCGGCTGACGCACCATTAAAGGGCGCCTCACACCACCGAGGCGCACACAGCCCATGCAGTGAGCAGGCTTGCCCTGCGCTGGGGCGCAAAGCGCTCCCAAATGGGCTGCACCCGCTACATTACGGCGCCCTCAATGGCGCTGCTTCGCCGCCCAGCGCAGGGCAGGCCTGCTCACCACAAACGGCCACCCAATCGGCTAATAACCGTTGAATGTCTGGTTACAAGTTTTTTGTCCTACAAAATCTTCCTAGAAAGCCTACAGGCTCTGGGATCTGTCCTAGACTCATGACCGATGGGTCCGTTCCAAAACAAAAACCCCGCAAAAAATCGAAACTTTCCGACTCTGCCATTGGTCCAGTTTTAAGGTAAGGCGAGCACACGCGCTTCACAGCACATGCCCGTCCATCCAATCTTTTTTCGCAACTCGTGCAACTGGCATACGCCTTGCCAGTTTGTACAGTGCTTGTGCGCCTGGCCGCAGGATGCGGTCAATCGGAGCTAGTGGCAGCGGGCCATTAGCCGACCAACAAAATGGGAGTGCATTATGATCAGTGCCGCAGTAGATACTCAGGGAGAGCGTTTCAGTCAGCCTGCAGGGGGGCCGACGTCGTTGGCCGACCTGCCCAATGCTGTGCGGCCGGTCGTGAGTCAAAACCCGAATCGAAAAAAAGTCTTGTTTGTCACCTCCGAGTTCGCCGACCTGGTGAAGACCGGCGGCCTGGGCGACGTCTCCGCTGCCCTGCCCCGCGCCATGGCCCATCTGCATGATGTGCGTGTGCTGATTCCCGGTTACCCGCAGGTCATGGAAAGCGACAACCCGATCCACATCATCGGTGAACTGGGCGGCCACGCGGCGCTGCCACCGTGCAAGATCGGGCGCATGGACCTCAAGGACGGCCTGGTCATCTATGTGTTGATCTGCCCCGAACTCTACGAGCGTGAAGGCACGCCATACGGCGCCAACAACGGCCGCGACTGGCCGGACAACCATATTCGCTTTGCCCGCCTGGGCCTGGCCGCCGCCGACATGGCCGCCAACCTCGCGCAGATCCACTGGTGCCCGGACCTGGTGCACGCCCACGACTGGCCTGCTGGCCTGGCCCCGGCGTACATGCACTGGCGTGGGTCACGCACGCCGACCCTGTTCACCATTCATAACCTCGCCTATCAGGGTGTGGTCAGCCTGGCCTCGACGCCCGAGCTGGGTATCCCGCCCCACGCCCTGCAACAAGAGGGCATGGAGTTCTACGGCAAGATGTCGTTCCTCAAGGCCGGCATGGCGTACTCCAGCCATATCACCACGGTGAGCGCCACCTACGCCCAGGAAATCACCACCCCGGAATTTGGCTGCGGCCTCGACGGTTTTCTCGCCGCCAAGACCCAGCAAGGCCTACTCAGTGGCATCCCCAACGGGATCGATGAAAGCTGGGAAACCTCGACCGACGAGCACCTGACCCACAACTTCAACATCGGCGACTGGGACGGCAAGGCCATCAACGCCGCCCACGTGCGCGAACTGTTCGGCCTGCACGACTCCAGCGGCCCGCTGTTTGCCGTGGTCTCGCGCCTGGTTTATCAAAAAGGCCTGGACCTGACCGAGGCGGTCGCCAGCTTTATCGTCGAGAACGGCGGCCAGATCGCGATTATCGGCCGTGGCGAGCCGGAAGAAGAACAAGCCATGCGTGAACTCGCCCTACGCTTTCCCGGTCAAGTCGGCGTACGCATTGGCTTCAACGAAACCGATGCGCGCCGCATGTTTGCCGGCAGCGACTTCCTGCTGATGCCCTCGCGCTACGAGCCCTGCGGCCTGAGCCAGATGTATGCCCAGCGCTTTGGCTCACTGCCGGTGGCACGCAATACCGGCGGGCTGGCGGACACCATCGAGAACGGCGTCACCGGGTTCCTGTTCAATGAATCCACCGTGGCAAGTTATGAAGAAGCCCTGAGCCGCGCGTTCAAGGTTTTCGCCTTCCCTGGCCTGCTCAACGCCATGCGCTGCCGCGCCATGACGCAACCCTTCAACTGGTGCCAGGCGGTCGAACCCTACGCCGAACTGTACGAACAACTTGTGGCCAAGGCCCTGGGGAAATCCGCTAAATAACCAAGGGAGGTCTCTATAGATGCCGTTACGGACTCTGGAAACCTGGCCCCACGGCGCAATCATGCTGGACGCGCAACACACGCGTTTTGCCTTGTGGGCGCCAGACGCGTTTTATGTCAGCGTTGAATTGGAAAACGGTAAGTCCATTGCCATGCTGCCGCAGGCAGACGGCTGGTTCGAAGTAGAAATAAACTGCCCGGCAGGCACGCGCTACCGCTACAACATCGACGGGGAAAAGGACGTTCCCGATCCGGCGTCCCGGGCCCAGGCTGGCGACGTGCATGGCTGGAGCCTGGTGGTCGACCCACTGGCTTACGAATGGCGCCACAGCCAGTGGTCAGGTCGCCCGTGGCATGAAGCCGTGATCTACGAACTGCACGTCGGCGCACTGGGGGGCTACGCCGAGGTCGAGAAACATCTGCCACGCCTGGCTGAGCTGGGCGTGACCGCGATCGAACTGATGCCACTGGCGCAGTTTCCCGGCAAACGCAATTGGGGCTACGACGGGGTGCTGCCCTACGCGCCCCACGCCTCTTACGGCACGCCGGAACAGCTCAAGCACTTGATCGACAGCGCCCATGAACATGGCCTGGCCGTGATCCTCGACGTGGTCTACAACCACTTCGGCCCCGACGGCAACTACCTGGGCCAGTACGCCCAAGGCTTCTTTCGCGAAGATGTGCACACGCCGTGGGGCGCGGGGATCGATTTCGACCGCCGCGAGGTGCGCGATTTCTTCCTCGACAACGCACTGATGTGGTTAATGGAATACCGCTTCGACGGCCTGCGCTTGGACGCCGTGCACGCCATCGACAATCCCGGTTTCCTGCAACAACTGGCACAACGGGTGCGCCAACAGGTCGACACCGGCCGCCACGTATGGCTGGTGCTGGAAAACGAATTCAACCAGGCCAGCCTGCTGGAGCATGACTTCGATGCGCAGTGGAACGACGACGGCCACAACGCCCTGCACGTATTGCTCACCGGCGAAACCGACGCCTATTACAGCGACTTTGCCCAAGACACCACCGCCAAACTGGCGCGCTGCCTGGGCGAAGGGTTCATCTACCAAGGCCACACCACCCGCCACGGCCACACCCGTGGCGAACCCAGCGCGCACCTGCCACCGAGCGCCTTTGTACTGTTTTTGCAGAACCACGACCAGATCGGCAACCGCGCCCTGGGCGAGCGTCTGCACCAACTCTGCTCGCCCCAGGCGCTCAAGGCTGCGACCACGTTGTTGCTGATGTCGCCGATGATCCCGCTGATGTTCATGGGCGATGAAGTCAACGCCCAGCAACCATTTCTGTTTTTCACCGACCACCACGGCGAACTGGCCGAAGCGGTGCGTGAGGGCCGGCGCAGCGAGTTTGCCGACTTCGCCGCGTTCCATGACCCCGAGCGCCGCGAGCGCATCCCGGACCCCAACGCCCTGGGCACCTTCGAGCAATCGACGCCGGTGATTGCCGACAACGAACACGCGCAGCTCTACCGCCAGCTACTTAACCTGCGCCACCGCCTCATCGTGCCGCACTTGCCCGGCAGCATGGCGTTGGGCGCGCAGGTCCTGGCCCACGGCGCCGTGACTGCGCGCTGGCGCCTGGGCGATGGCAGCCTGTTGCAGGTCGACCTGAACCTCAGCGCCACGGCGGTGGACCACACCGTGGCGCCACACACTATTTTTGCAACGCCTGCGAACCAAGGCGCACAACTGCCGCCGTTCAGCGCACGCGTCAGCCTATCCCCTGCTGGAGAACACCCTTGAGCGAAGCGAACCTGGAAATCCTCGCCAGCCGCGCGGGCCTGGCCGTCGATTGGATCGATGCCAACGGCCGTGCGCAACGTGTGACACCCGACGCCCTGCGTGCCGTCCTCAAAGGCCTGGGCCACCCAGCCGACAGCGACGCAGAGGTAGACGCCAGCCTGTTGGAACTGGAACAGGCGCAGCAAGACAAACACCTGCCGCCGCTGATGACCAT
The genomic region above belongs to Pseudomonas sp. S35 and contains:
- the treZ gene encoding malto-oligosyltrehalose trehalohydrolase: MPLRTLETWPHGAIMLDAQHTRFALWAPDAFYVSVELENGKSIAMLPQADGWFEVEINCPAGTRYRYNIDGEKDVPDPASRAQAGDVHGWSLVVDPLAYEWRHSQWSGRPWHEAVIYELHVGALGGYAEVEKHLPRLAELGVTAIELMPLAQFPGKRNWGYDGVLPYAPHASYGTPEQLKHLIDSAHEHGLAVILDVVYNHFGPDGNYLGQYAQGFFREDVHTPWGAGIDFDRREVRDFFLDNALMWLMEYRFDGLRLDAVHAIDNPGFLQQLAQRVRQQVDTGRHVWLVLENEFNQASLLEHDFDAQWNDDGHNALHVLLTGETDAYYSDFAQDTTAKLARCLGEGFIYQGHTTRHGHTRGEPSAHLPPSAFVLFLQNHDQIGNRALGERLHQLCSPQALKAATTLLLMSPMIPLMFMGDEVNAQQPFLFFTDHHGELAEAVREGRRSEFADFAAFHDPERRERIPDPNALGTFEQSTPVIADNEHAQLYRQLLNLRHRLIVPHLPGSMALGAQVLAHGAVTARWRLGDGSLLQVDLNLSATAVDHTVAPHTIFATPANQGAQLPPFSARVSLSPAGEHP
- a CDS encoding D-2-hydroxyacid dehydrogenase family protein gives rise to the protein MSVQIAVIDDWQNVASGVVDWSVLESVGQVHVLHEYPAETAVMIERLQAFEVICVMRERTTFDKALLQGLPKLKLLVTGGMRNAAIDIAAATALGIQVCGTDSYKHAAPELTWALIMACTRNLLAEANALRAGHWQVGLGGDLYGKTLGILGLGSIGQKVAQFGQVFGMRVIAWSENLTPQRAAAAGVTWVSKQELFEQADILSIHLVLSDRSRGLVDAQALGWMKPTARLVNTARGPIVDEQALVQALSSGRLAGAALDVYTEEPLPLDHPFRRLPNVLATPHVGYVSEQNYRQFYQQMIDAIHAWANATPIRVLG
- the glgA gene encoding glycogen synthase GlgA codes for the protein MISAAVDTQGERFSQPAGGPTSLADLPNAVRPVVSQNPNRKKVLFVTSEFADLVKTGGLGDVSAALPRAMAHLHDVRVLIPGYPQVMESDNPIHIIGELGGHAALPPCKIGRMDLKDGLVIYVLICPELYEREGTPYGANNGRDWPDNHIRFARLGLAAADMAANLAQIHWCPDLVHAHDWPAGLAPAYMHWRGSRTPTLFTIHNLAYQGVVSLASTPELGIPPHALQQEGMEFYGKMSFLKAGMAYSSHITTVSATYAQEITTPEFGCGLDGFLAAKTQQGLLSGIPNGIDESWETSTDEHLTHNFNIGDWDGKAINAAHVRELFGLHDSSGPLFAVVSRLVYQKGLDLTEAVASFIVENGGQIAIIGRGEPEEEQAMRELALRFPGQVGVRIGFNETDARRMFAGSDFLLMPSRYEPCGLSQMYAQRFGSLPVARNTGGLADTIENGVTGFLFNESTVASYEEALSRAFKVFAFPGLLNAMRCRAMTQPFNWCQAVEPYAELYEQLVAKALGKSAK
- a CDS encoding YqaA family protein; the protein is MLMGYLGLFVAAFGAATLLPLQSEAVLVGLLVSGHYNLGWLLGIATLGNVLGSLVNWWLGRWVEHFRGRRWFPVSDRQLDKARTHYQRWGHWTLLLSWVPIIGDPLTLVAGVMREPLWRFLLLVTLAKGLRYAVLAAVTLQWVLIPT
- a CDS encoding alpha/beta hydrolase — protein: MPLSRAFCIAGLLVTSAAPAVAATYGPELQGFQYPYPLEHFHFQSQGESLQMGYMDVPPKGTANGRAVVLMHGKNFCGATWEGSIKALSDAGYRVIAPDQIGFCSASKPEHYQYSFQQLALNTHQLLENLGIRKATILGHSTGGMLATRYALMYPEQTEQLALVNPIGLEDWKALGVPALSVDQWYARELKVSAEGIRKYQLNTYYVGRWKPEYERWVDMYAGLSNGPGHTRVAWNSALIYDMIFTQPVYYEFKNLPMPTLLLIGTSDNTAIGKDVAPPQVKARLGNYAVLGKQVAKLIPHATLVEFPGLGHAPQMEEPAKFHQALLQGLNAL